The following is a genomic window from Candidatus Polarisedimenticolaceae bacterium.
CCGTGGATCTGCGTCCCCGGGTGGACGCCGAGGCGGTGCGCCGCCATCGAGACCAGGGTCTGCAGCGTGCCCGACGTCCCGACCACGCGGCGCGCCTTCCGCCGGATCGCGCCCGCGAGCGCCGGCTCGAGCTCGGCCCGCAGGTACTTCTCGAGCTTCGAGATCTCCCGTGAGCGCGGCGGATCGTTCTCGAAGAACTCCTCGGTCATGCGGGAGACGCCGAGCTTCAGGCTGTGCAGCTCGGTCGCGCGCCCCTTTTCGATGAGGACGACCTCGACGCTGCCACCGCCGATGTCGAGGATCACGCTCGGCGGCCCGCCGAGGTCGACGACCTGCGCGACGCCGAGATAGATGAGCCGTGCCTCTTCGATCCCGGGGATGACGCGGACCCTGAGGCCGACCTCGTCGTAGATCCGCTGGATGAACTCGCCGCCGTTCCCCGCCTCGCGGACCGCGCTCGTCGCGACCGCCCGGAACCGGTTGACCCCGTGCCGGAGTGCCAACGCCTTGAAGCGCGCCAGCGTCTTGATACCGCGGTCCATCGCCGGCTTCGTCAGACGGCCGGTCGTGAGCGATCGCTCGCCGAGTCGGACCATCTCCTTCCCGCGGTCGAGAACGACGTAGTGCCCGTCCGGCCGCGCCTCGGCGACGACCATGTGGATCGAGTTGCTCCCGACGTCGATGGCGGCGATGCGCATCATGGCGCGCGCATTCTCTCATCCATCCAAGCCTCGATCAGCGCCGAGAGCCGATCCCTGGCCTCGCGAAATCGCTCGAGGCTCGCCTCCCGAGCGGGATCCTCGATCGGCCAGAACGAGCGTGTGATCCCGCCGTGGAATCCCGTCGGGCACGCGCGGCTGGCGCCGTCGCAGACGACGATCAGGTGGTGACCGTCCGTCCCCGCGAGGGCTTCGGCGACGGTCTTGGGCCGCTGCCGGGAGATCTCGATCCCGATCTCGGCCATCGCGCGCACCGCGAGGGGATGGAGACCGGCGGCCGGCTCGGTTCCGGCGCTCCGCACGTCGAACCGGTCTCCCGCCTTCGCGCGAAGGAGCCCCTCGGCCATCTGGCTTCTCGCCGAGTTGCCGGTGCACAGGAACAGGACCGTTTCGGTCGGCATCGTCCATCCTTTCTCGTTGCGCGTTTCGATAATTCTACTATTATCGAAGTATGCAGGCCATCGATCGGTTCGCGGAGATGTTCGGCGCCCTCGGGAACGAGAGCCGCCTCAAGATCGTGCGCCTCCTCCTTTCGGCCCACCCCGAGGGGCTCGTCGTGGGCGAGATCCAGTCCGAGCTCGGCATCGCGCCGTCGACCCTCTCCCACCATCTCGAACGCCTCAAGAATGAGGGGCTCGTCGTGGTGAACCGCGAGGCGACGTTTCTCCGGTACACGGCCAACGCCGACGCGCTCGAGGACTTGCTGAAATTCCTGTTCGCCGAGTGCTGCTCCCGCACGAAGACGGTCGACGCGGCCGTCATCGTCGACATCTGCAGTCCCGAAACGAAGCGGAGGAGATCATGAGCCAGGACAACTTGAGAGAATCGGTTCGCGATCATTACGCCGAGGCCGCCCGCCGCGCCGTCGCGGGGAAGGCCACGTCGTGCTGTGGAGGAAGCTGCGGCCCGGAATCGACCGATCCGATAAGCGTCGGCCTCTACGCCGACGGCGAGAAGGCCGAGCTGCCCGACGCGGCACTCCGCGCTTCGCTCGGCTGCGGGAACCCGACGGCCCTCGCTGAGCTTTCGCCGGGCGAGGTCGTCCTCGACCTCGGCTCGGGAGGCGGCATTGACGTCATCCTCTCGGCCAAGCGCGTCGGCCCGGCCGGTAAGGCCTACGGCCTCGACATGACCGACGAGATGCTCGCCCTCGCCAACGCGAACAAGGCCGAGGCCGGAGTCGCGAACGTCGAATTCCTCAAGGGCCACATCGAAGAGATTCCCCTCCCCGACCACTCGGTCGACGTCGTGATCTCGAATTGCGTCATCAACCTCTCCGGCGACAAGGATCGCGTGCTGGCGGAGGCGTTCCGTGTCCTCCGCCCGGGCGGCCGCTTCGCAGTGTCCGACGTCGTCGTTCGCGGCGAGGACGTCCCCGAGCCTATCCGCAAGAGTGTGGAGCTGTGGGCCGGGTGCATCGCCGGAGCGCTCGAGGAGATCGAATACAAGGCGAAGCTGACGCGTGCGGGATTCACCGACGTCTCGGTCGAGGCGACCCGCGTCTACGACGTGAACGATGCGAAGGAGTTCCTGGCCGCCGAGGGGATCGACGTCGCTGCCATCGCTCCGGAGGTCGACGGGAAATTCATCAGCGCTTTCATTCGCGCGACGAAGCCCTAAGCCTGAACGGCGGGATCCTGGATCCTGTACCCGACGCCGCGCACGGTGACCAGCCAGTCGGCGGCGGGGCCGAGCTTGGTTCGCAATCGACGAACGTGCGTATCGACAGTGCGCGAGAGAACCTCGGAGTCGTAGCCCCACACCTCCGAGAGGAGCGTCTCGCGCGTCCGTATCCGGCCGCGGGCGCGGACGAGGTCCTCGAGGAGGCGGAACTCCGTCACGGTCAGGACGAGCGCTTTCCCGTCGACGAGCGCGCGGTGATCGGCGGGCTGGATCTCGATCGGCCCCGCGCGAACGGGATTGACCTCGGCTTCGGGCCGCACCTCATTGCGCTTGAGGAGTCCCCGGATCCGGAGCACCAGCTCGCGCGAGGAGAACGGCTTGGTGACGTAGTCGTCGGCACCCAGCTCGAGCCCGAGCACACGGTCGATCTCCTCGCGGCGGGCGGTGAGGAGGATGATCGGAACCGTGCGAGTCTCCGCGCGTCCGCGTAGCTCCTTCAGGACGTCGATGCCGGAGAGCTCCGGGAGCATCCAGTCGAGGACGACGAGGTCGGGCTTCTCCTGGCGCGCCGCCTCGAGCGCCATGAGCCCGTCCTTGGCGACGCCGACGATGAAGCCTTCGCGTGTGAAGACGTGGCGGAGGAGCTCCGCGATGTCGGTTTCGTCCTCGACGACGAGTATCCGGTGCATCACACGGAGGACGGTACCGTCAGCGAGTCCTGACGGAGTTACGCGGACGTAAAGTCGCTGTAACTTAAGGCTTGGAACCGGAGCGCAACGCGACCCAGCGCTGGAGGCGCGCCGACTCGACCGGGTCGGGCTCGACCGTGGCGTAACGGTCGGCGAGCCGCCCCGCGGTCGGCCAGTCCCCGACCCGGAGCGCGCAAGCGATGATGACCGGAATCGCCCCGCGCTCGAATCGCTCGGCCCGGTCGCCGGTCAGCCGGCGCACGTCTTGAAGGACCGCGTCGGCCAGCTCGGGGTCGCCGGCGTCCGCCGCCGCCTCGATCCTCTGGACGCCGGCCGCGATCAGCCGGTCGCGGCCGGAAACGTGGTCGGGCACGATCGCGATTCCCATGGCGGCGATGTCGTAGGCCTCCTCGAACCGGCCGCCGTCGTAGGCGATCCGGAACGCCTGCGCGAGCGCGGTCTCGGTGCCTTCGAGGCCCATGGAGACGGCCGGGTGCAGCGCGGCGGCTTCACGGAAGAAGACCGCGGCGCTCACGGCGTCCCCGTGCTCGAGGGCCCGCTTTCCCGAGTTGTGCCAGACGAAGGCCGGTGCGTGCTCGAGCGGGATCGGCTCGCCGACACCGCGGTAGAGATCGACGATCGCCCGCGAACCCCGCGCCGAGATCTCCTCCGGGGTGGCGAGCTTGTAGGCGAGGAGGAGCCGCCCCGCGCGCCCGGCGTTCTTCCGGGCATCGAATCCGTCGGGCGCCGTGGTCTCGATGTCGACCGAGCGCCCTTCGGGCAGCTCGACGCGGAGGAAGACGTGCTGCGGGCCGGCGACGAACCAGGTGTCGAGACCGAGCGCGCGTCCGAGGAGCCCTTCCACGAGGGAAGCGGAGACGCAGTTGTACTCGCCGGTCGTGAGAACGGTCAGAGGGCTGTCCGCCTCGATGCGGTAGAGCTTGAACGTATCCGAGTGGAGACGCTCGTGAAGACGCTTGGCGCGGCGCTCCAGGGAGCCGCTGGTTCCGACGGAAGAGGCGAGCCTGCGGGCGAGGTCGTCGAAGCGATCGATCGCGTCGGCGCGCTGATGCGTGTCCAAGAGGCCGGTCGCGCGCAGCGACTCATCGAAGATGGGATTGATGACGTCGAGATCTCGCGGTACGTCGTGGCGGGCGTAGGCTGGGGCGGCGGTCAGCGCAACGACGATCGCAACTGATCCCCAAACTCGCATCCGGCCTCGCCCGGCGGGCGGCGCGGATGCCGCTCGAGGGCAAACCCCAATCTAGGCCCCTTATCACGGCTGGGCAAGGTTTCCTGTGCCAACAATGGGACAATTCATCATCGGGATCAGCACCTTGCCCGCGCCGTCGACGACGCGGACCAGGGGCGAGTACCCGGCACCCTTCGGCCACGCCTTGGCCCGTGCCTTCCCGTTCTGGAGGACGACTTCTCCGATGGGAATCATCCCGTTCTCGTCGAGCCTGAGGCTTCCCTCGAAGTAGAGGTAGGCCGCCCGCTTGCCCCGGTACCAAGCGAAGTAGCGCTGCGTGGCTCCACCGGTCCGGCCTTCCGCCTTGAGGCTCGCCGTCGTCCCCTCGGGGACGATCGGAGCGTTCAAGTAGATGCCGGTCGACTCGGCGGTGAATCCGTTCTTCTTGTCGGCCAGGAACTCTTCGAGCACCTTCGCGTCGCGCAACCAGTTGGTCTCGTAGAACACGTCGGGTGTGTAAACCTTCCAGATGTCCCAGAGATCGGAGTAGCCGGGATCGCCCGGGATCGAGTCGATGACCGGGTACTGGCCGAGCCGGTAGTTGTTCGCGCTGTCGTAGAACACGTAGAGGCGATTCGGCTTCGCCGGTCGGGAATCCAGCCGGTAGCAGTACGCCTTTCTCCCGTCGGGACCTTCCACCTCGAGGCGGAACCGCGGGTCGTCGAGGGACAAAGGGACGTTCGGTCCGGGGAGCGACGGGTCGGCGCTGCGGCGGAATTGTGTTCCGGCCGCGTCGGAGAACCGGTCGACGGAGACGAGAGGAGCTTCGATCCCCGGCTCTCCTCGCGGCGCCGGATTTCGGTCGGTACGGCCGTGATCCGGCCCGGGGACATCGCTCGCGACGGCGAAGAACATCGCGCTGACGAGAGTGGCGAAAACGATCACCGCGTGCCTCCTAGAACGCAAGCCGGACGCCGAGACGGATCGAGCGCGGCGCTTCGAGCTGGGTCGACTGGCCGAAGCGTGCGTTCAAGCCGCCGCAGAGCGAGTAATCCGAGGGGAGTTGCGCCGGGCAGTTCGAGAACCCCGGGTAGGCAGGAACGTCGCGCACGACCCCGTCGATGAGGACGGGAACCGTCTCCGTCCGAAGGAAGGTGTAGAGGGCTTGAAGCGAGTGGAAGCGACCCTCGAACGATCCCGCCCACCGGTTCCACTCGTCGGGTGTCACGATGCCGTCGCCGTTTCCGAACTTCCCGTCGATGTAGCCGTCGAACGGCTCGCCGCGCCCCTCCTGCTGGAAGAAGAAGCCGAGGTTGGGGTCGTAGAACGCGCCCTTCCACATCCCGGCGGCGAGGAACTGAGAATCGACCTTGACTGCATTCTGCTCGTTGAGCACGTTGAAGACGTCCATCGTCAGCGTGAGCTTGAGGCGCGCGGAGTCGCGGATGTCGTAAGCGAACCCCATGTCGAAGTTCGTGAGGCCCGGCGTCCGGCCGGCAGACCCGCGGGGCATGAGGTAAATCGGCCCAAGAAAGGGAGTCGAGCCGCCGAGAGGATCGGTGGTCGCGTCGAGCGGCGTTCCCGAGGAGTAGCGGAGCGTGCCTGAGAGTGTGATGTCCTCGGAGACGCGATAGCTCCCGTACATCTTGACCTGCTCGGGACGATCTTGCGGAAGGCGGCCGTAGGTGTTCACAGCGAGGGCGGGGACGTCGAACGCCTCCGTCTGGTTGGGATCGCGCTCCTCGGTTTCGACGAAGTATCGGCCGCGGTAGTTGCCGACGGTCTTCGAGTGCAGGTAGGAGAAGTTGAACCAGAACTTGTCGGTGAGCTGTTTGGCGAGCGTGAACTCGAGGCCGCGGAAAGTCCGCTGCGCAGAGGGAACGGCTCCGAGACCCATCGACTTCATTTCCTGGGGCGTGACCGTGCAGATCGTGCCGGCGGAGCAACCGTACATCTGGCCCAGACCCGCGCGCGCGGAGTAGTCGGTGCTCGTCGGATCGTAGTTCGGGTTGTACATGTCCGGATTGTTCGGGTCGATGTAGAAGTGATACGGCCCGCCCGGATTCGCGATGATGAACGTGCGGCCGAGGTCGAGGC
Proteins encoded in this region:
- a CDS encoding arsenate reductase ArsC; amino-acid sequence: MPTETVLFLCTGNSARSQMAEGLLRAKAGDRFDVRSAGTEPAAGLHPLAVRAMAEIGIEISRQRPKTVAEALAGTDGHHLIVVCDGASRACPTGFHGGITRSFWPIEDPAREASLERFREARDRLSALIEAWMDERMRAP
- a CDS encoding metalloregulator ArsR/SmtB family transcription factor yields the protein MQAIDRFAEMFGALGNESRLKIVRLLLSAHPEGLVVGEIQSELGIAPSTLSHHLERLKNEGLVVVNREATFLRYTANADALEDLLKFLFAECCSRTKTVDAAVIVDICSPETKRRRS
- a CDS encoding arsenite methyltransferase, encoding MSQDNLRESVRDHYAEAARRAVAGKATSCCGGSCGPESTDPISVGLYADGEKAELPDAALRASLGCGNPTALAELSPGEVVLDLGSGGGIDVILSAKRVGPAGKAYGLDMTDEMLALANANKAEAGVANVEFLKGHIEEIPLPDHSVDVVISNCVINLSGDKDRVLAEAFRVLRPGGRFAVSDVVVRGEDVPEPIRKSVELWAGCIAGALEEIEYKAKLTRAGFTDVSVEATRVYDVNDAKEFLAAEGIDVAAIAPEVDGKFISAFIRATKP
- a CDS encoding response regulator; its protein translation is MHRILVVEDETDIAELLRHVFTREGFIVGVAKDGLMALEAARQEKPDLVVLDWMLPELSGIDVLKELRGRAETRTVPIILLTARREEIDRVLGLELGADDYVTKPFSSRELVLRIRGLLKRNEVRPEAEVNPVRAGPIEIQPADHRALVDGKALVLTVTEFRLLEDLVRARGRIRTRETLLSEVWGYDSEVLSRTVDTHVRRLRTKLGPAADWLVTVRGVGYRIQDPAVQA